From Sphingomonas hengshuiensis, one genomic window encodes:
- a CDS encoding flavin monoamine oxidase family protein, which translates to MKLTRRAFGVGAAALGMTMAAGARGQTAKARGYDVIVLGAGVSGLNAAWLLEREGLKVLVLEARQRVGGRVFTLMDQPGYPEMGFNSMGEGYGRGIDAAKRAGVELENIAPRFYGGPPQELYLDGKRITREAWATSPLNPFPEALKGSMPWEVVSKMVSQHTRLPDFNLWNDPSNAALDISLYSFLQAQGLNDAAIQLAASISPYYGTSAYDVSALMLEFNDGFIKGQIQAGPRSLAVKGGNIQLPNGMAKLLKGDILLGKEVVAIDNLAGKVDVRCADGAVYSAPHVLCSLPFSTLRNVAIRPGLSGPQAMAVAELKYQPISIAFLTVTEPFWESDGVSPAMWTDDMLGNVMPQRFGADPKQVTGLMVQGRGHLAQYWDRLGKDEALAFVVNRLETLRPAAKGKVKGAYMHSWTAERFNMGDISYFSPGQIAAFGSTLSAPAGRLHFCGEHTAVGARGLEGALESSERAALEILSL; encoded by the coding sequence GTGAAACTGACTCGTCGCGCGTTCGGAGTGGGGGCCGCCGCCCTGGGGATGACAATGGCGGCGGGCGCGCGCGGCCAGACGGCGAAGGCGCGCGGTTATGACGTGATCGTGCTGGGCGCCGGGGTGTCGGGGCTCAACGCCGCCTGGCTGCTGGAGCGCGAGGGGCTGAAAGTGCTGGTGCTGGAGGCGCGCCAGCGCGTCGGCGGGCGCGTGTTCACACTGATGGACCAGCCGGGCTATCCCGAAATGGGCTTCAATTCGATGGGCGAGGGCTATGGCCGCGGCATCGACGCGGCCAAGCGCGCGGGCGTCGAACTGGAGAATATCGCCCCCCGCTTCTATGGCGGGCCGCCGCAGGAGCTGTACCTCGACGGCAAGCGCATCACCCGCGAGGCATGGGCGACGTCGCCGCTCAATCCCTTCCCGGAGGCGCTCAAGGGATCGATGCCGTGGGAAGTCGTCAGCAAGATGGTGTCGCAGCACACCCGGCTGCCCGATTTCAACCTGTGGAACGATCCGTCGAACGCGGCGCTCGACATCTCGCTATACAGCTTCCTCCAGGCCCAGGGCCTGAACGACGCCGCGATCCAGCTCGCCGCCAGCATTTCGCCCTATTACGGCACCTCGGCCTATGACGTGTCGGCGCTGATGCTCGAATTCAACGACGGCTTTATCAAGGGCCAGATCCAGGCCGGCCCGCGCTCGCTGGCAGTGAAGGGGGGCAATATCCAGTTGCCCAATGGCATGGCGAAGCTGCTGAAGGGCGACATCCTGCTCGGCAAGGAAGTCGTCGCGATCGACAATCTGGCGGGCAAGGTCGATGTGCGGTGCGCAGACGGCGCGGTCTATTCGGCGCCGCATGTGCTGTGCTCGCTGCCCTTCTCGACGCTGCGCAATGTGGCGATCCGGCCGGGGCTCAGCGGGCCGCAGGCGATGGCGGTGGCCGAGCTGAAATACCAGCCGATCTCGATCGCCTTCCTGACCGTGACCGAACCCTTTTGGGAGTCCGATGGCGTGTCGCCGGCGATGTGGACCGACGACATGCTGGGCAATGTGATGCCGCAGCGCTTCGGCGCCGATCCGAAGCAGGTCACCGGGCTGATGGTGCAGGGGCGCGGGCATCTGGCGCAATATTGGGACCGGCTCGGCAAGGACGAGGCGCTGGCGTTCGTCGTCAACCGGCTGGAGACGTTGCGCCCGGCGGCGAAGGGCAAGGTCAAGGGGGCCTATATGCATAGCTGGACCGCGGAGCGCTTCAACATGGGCGACATTTCCTATTTCAGCCCCGGCCAGATCGCGGCGTTCGGATCGACGCTGAGCGCGCCAGCCGGGCGGCTGCACTTTTGCGGCGAGCATACCGCGGTCGGCGCACGCGGGCTGGAGGGCGCGCTGGAATCGTCCGAACGCGCCGCGCTCGAAATCCTGTCGCTGTGA